In Paenibacillus larvae subsp. larvae, the following proteins share a genomic window:
- a CDS encoding TatD family hydrolase, with protein MLTDTHTHLNAEQFNEDRELVIQRALEQGVTRIVNVGFNRETIPSSIELAERYDFIYSTVGWHPQDAKDMTEEDLVWIEELCSHEKVVAIGEIGLDYYWDTSPKDVQQEVFRKQIRLAHKLKMPIVIHNRDAHADVIRILQEENAAEVGGIMHCYSGSWETAKQCLDMNFYISFGGPVTFKNAKQPKEVLARVPLDRLLVETDAPYLTPHPFRGKRNETGYVRLVAEAAAEIRGMPLEELAEITTRNAIRLLGLK; from the coding sequence ATGTTGACGGATACTCATACCCATTTGAACGCCGAGCAATTTAATGAAGACCGGGAATTGGTTATTCAGCGTGCTCTTGAACAAGGGGTAACCCGCATAGTGAATGTGGGATTTAATCGTGAAACGATTCCAAGCTCCATTGAACTTGCGGAGCGTTATGATTTCATTTATTCCACGGTTGGATGGCATCCTCAGGATGCTAAGGATATGACAGAGGAAGATTTGGTTTGGATCGAGGAATTATGCAGCCATGAGAAAGTGGTAGCCATTGGAGAGATCGGACTGGATTACTACTGGGACACATCCCCGAAAGATGTTCAGCAGGAAGTCTTCCGAAAACAAATCCGGCTGGCGCATAAGCTGAAGATGCCGATTGTCATCCATAACCGGGATGCTCATGCAGATGTTATACGCATTTTGCAGGAAGAAAATGCCGCCGAAGTCGGCGGCATCATGCATTGTTATTCGGGAAGCTGGGAAACAGCCAAACAATGTCTGGATATGAACTTCTATATTTCCTTCGGAGGTCCGGTTACCTTCAAAAATGCCAAGCAGCCGAAGGAGGTTTTGGCCCGGGTTCCTCTTGACCGGCTGCTTGTGGAAACGGATGCCCCTTATCTTACTCCACATCCTTTCCGCGGCAAACGTAATGAAACCGGTTATGTCAGACTAGTGGCGGAAGCAGCTGCGGAAATCAGGGGAATGCCTCTTGAAGAGCTTGCAGAGATCACTACCCGGAATGCTATCCGCCTGTTGGGTCTTAAGTAG
- the spoVG gene encoding septation regulator SpoVG, whose protein sequence is MQITDVRLRRVNSEGRMKAIASITIDNEFVVHDIRVIDGNNGMFVAMPSKRTPDGEFRDIAHPISSTTREKIQAAVLAEYDRAAAEEEVIEEGA, encoded by the coding sequence GTGCAAATTACAGATGTAAGACTTCGCCGGGTTAACTCCGAAGGGAGAATGAAGGCAATTGCCTCCATTACCATTGATAATGAATTCGTAGTCCACGATATTCGTGTAATCGATGGAAATAACGGTATGTTCGTAGCAATGCCAAGCAAACGAACTCCAGACGGAGAATTCCGTGATATCGCCCATCCGATCTCTTCCACAACCCGTGAGAAAATCCAGGCTGCAGTTCTGGCAGAGTACGACCGTGCCGCTGCAGAAGAGGAAGTTATTGAGGAAGGCGCATAA
- a CDS encoding 3D domain-containing protein, which yields MGNISNPETHEKRSSSMSFALRWKHENLRMISIVAIISFALTFMLLVLLYGTATKSVSLVVNGQEKNVETRQWVLQRLLDDEAITIGEHDYVSVALDSKIQDGQKIVIDHAIPVELKADGQTKTVYTTARTVESALKDFNITLADLDKVKPSMDSALTPNMGIQVIRVTKEYEDITEPIAFDVVKKNEEQLLKGKEQIVQEGKEGILSKKKEKIFEDGVLVAEAIVNQEVQSESVNKVIAVGTKEPVTIASVPEPKQIPAMVNKSTVKQPETNSGGPLANSKKILKNVTLTAYSAQEPGLSMATASGAKAAEGRTIAVDPSVIPLGWWVYIEGIGYRRAEDTGGAIKGNKIDVYFDTLDHVNRFGVKRGLTVHVIGPNKPSED from the coding sequence GTGGGCAATATATCGAACCCTGAGACCCATGAAAAACGATCATCCAGCATGTCCTTCGCATTGCGATGGAAGCATGAAAACTTGCGTATGATTTCTATTGTGGCCATTATTTCATTCGCTTTGACTTTCATGTTGTTGGTGTTGTTGTACGGTACGGCTACCAAGAGCGTATCCCTAGTTGTGAATGGACAAGAGAAAAACGTCGAAACCAGACAATGGGTCCTGCAGCGGCTACTGGATGACGAAGCTATTACAATCGGAGAACACGATTATGTGTCTGTAGCGCTGGACAGCAAAATTCAAGACGGTCAGAAGATTGTGATTGACCACGCTATACCGGTTGAACTGAAAGCTGATGGACAGACCAAAACTGTTTACACAACTGCAAGAACGGTAGAAAGTGCATTGAAGGATTTTAATATAACTTTGGCAGATTTGGATAAAGTAAAACCTTCCATGGACTCAGCTCTAACTCCGAATATGGGCATTCAGGTTATCAGGGTAACAAAGGAGTATGAGGACATTACCGAACCAATTGCCTTTGACGTTGTGAAGAAAAATGAGGAACAGCTGTTAAAAGGCAAGGAACAAATTGTGCAGGAAGGCAAGGAAGGCATCCTGTCCAAGAAAAAAGAAAAGATTTTTGAAGATGGCGTACTGGTTGCTGAAGCCATTGTGAATCAGGAAGTACAGTCCGAGAGCGTAAACAAAGTCATTGCTGTCGGTACAAAAGAACCTGTGACGATTGCCTCGGTTCCCGAACCGAAACAAATACCCGCCATGGTTAATAAATCTACGGTGAAACAACCTGAAACGAATTCAGGCGGGCCCCTGGCTAACAGTAAAAAAATCTTGAAAAATGTTACGTTGACGGCCTACTCCGCTCAAGAGCCAGGCTTAAGTATGGCTACGGCTTCCGGTGCAAAAGCTGCAGAAGGAAGAACCATTGCGGTTGACCCAAGTGTTATCCCTCTTGGATGGTGGGTATACATTGAAGGTATCGGCTATCGTCGTGCGGAAGATACAGGCGGAGCGATCAAAGGCAACAAAATCGACGTTTATTTCGATACATTAGACCATGTGAACCGTTTTGGGGTAAAACGCGGCCTGACGGTTCACGTTATTGGACCAAACAAACCATCCGAAGACTAA
- the yabG gene encoding sporulation peptidase YabG, with translation MRQGDLVTRKSYGGDILFRIEQIIFSEKAVLRGVDYRLMADAPVQDLERANSSSSSDYPRLNEPTVLETMRRMGQFRKQQHSRNQSVISQKNAAHSHFFEMPGKVLHLDGDPSYLKKSLHLYNKLRVPAEGFYVNEKQMPDVLYRLLPRIKPDIVVITGHDGLIKNRRKDLNSLESYKNSLYFVKAVQIARQYERSRDNLTIVAGACQSHFEALLHAGANFASSPARILIHALDPLCIASKLACTSIRDTISMIDMAELTVTGLEGLGGLESRGSYRLGVPRLKAYEKESVP, from the coding sequence ATGAGGCAGGGTGACCTGGTGACGAGAAAATCCTACGGTGGAGACATCCTTTTTCGCATTGAACAAATTATATTCTCCGAGAAGGCGGTATTGCGGGGAGTGGATTACCGGTTGATGGCCGATGCACCGGTTCAGGACCTGGAAAGGGCCAATTCATCCTCTTCAAGTGATTACCCCAGGCTTAACGAGCCTACGGTGCTTGAAACGATGAGACGAATGGGGCAGTTCCGCAAACAACAGCATTCCCGCAATCAATCCGTAATCTCTCAAAAGAATGCGGCCCACTCCCATTTTTTCGAAATGCCGGGGAAAGTGCTTCACCTGGATGGCGACCCATCTTATTTAAAGAAAAGCCTTCATTTATACAACAAGCTTCGAGTGCCTGCCGAGGGCTTTTATGTTAATGAAAAACAAATGCCGGATGTCCTGTACCGTTTATTGCCTCGGATTAAACCGGATATTGTGGTTATAACCGGACATGACGGGCTTATTAAGAACCGGAGAAAGGACTTGAACAGCCTTGAGAGTTATAAAAATTCGCTATACTTTGTTAAAGCTGTTCAAATAGCCCGTCAGTATGAACGGAGTAGAGATAATCTAACCATAGTGGCGGGGGCTTGCCAGTCTCACTTTGAAGCTTTGCTTCATGCAGGAGCCAATTTTGCAAGTTCTCCTGCCCGGATTCTGATTCACGCCTTAGATCCGCTGTGCATTGCTTCCAAATTGGCCTGTACCTCTATACGGGATACAATCTCTATGATTGACATGGCCGAACTGACGGTAACAGGCCTCGAGGGTTTAGGAGGATTGGAGTCCAGAGGAAGCTACCGCTTAGGTGTTCCCCGGCTTAAGGCTTACGAAAAAGAATCCGTTCCATAA
- a CDS encoding RidA family protein, with protein sequence MIRTVSTTKAPAAIGPYAQAVMINSMVFTSGQIPLQPNGELVQGGIREQAHQVFKNLIAVLESAGGSLHDVVKTTVFLKDMNQFGELNEVYAEYFGDHTPARSCVEVARLPKDVLVEIEAIASISVETD encoded by the coding sequence ATGATCCGTACTGTATCTACAACAAAAGCACCCGCAGCAATCGGCCCCTATGCCCAAGCTGTCATGATTAATTCAATGGTATTTACCTCCGGTCAAATTCCTCTTCAGCCTAACGGGGAATTGGTACAGGGAGGAATTCGCGAACAGGCCCATCAGGTATTTAAAAACTTAATTGCTGTCCTGGAGTCCGCCGGCGGTTCACTTCACGATGTAGTCAAGACAACCGTTTTTCTTAAAGATATGAACCAGTTCGGTGAGCTCAATGAAGTGTATGCCGAATACTTTGGGGATCATACTCCAGCCCGTTCCTGCGTGGAAGTGGCTCGTCTTCCCAAAGATGTCCTTGTCGAAATTGAAGCGATTGCATCGATTTCTGTCGAAACGGATTAA
- the veg gene encoding biofilm formation stimulator Veg, which yields MAKNSLLEIKRSLDPHVGQKIRLRANGGRRKTIERSGVLEETYPSVFIVKLDQEQHTFKRVSYTYADILTESVEVTVCNDEGQTRITYIEH from the coding sequence ATGGCAAAAAATTCGCTGTTGGAAATTAAACGCAGTTTGGATCCGCATGTAGGACAAAAGATTCGTTTAAGAGCAAACGGTGGCCGCCGAAAGACCATTGAGCGATCGGGTGTTCTCGAAGAAACCTACCCTTCTGTTTTTATTGTGAAGCTGGATCAGGAACAGCACACGTTCAAGAGAGTTTCCTACACTTACGCAGATATATTAACGGAATCCGTAGAAGTTACCGTATGCAATGATGAGGGACAAACCCGGATTACGTATATTGAGCACTGA
- the rsmA gene encoding 16S rRNA (adenine(1518)-N(6)/adenine(1519)-N(6))-dimethyltransferase RsmA: MNSHSHSSRDVATPRKTKEIIQKHGFSFKKSLGQNFLMDLNILRQIVSAAELTSQKGALEIGPGIGALTQQLAKQAGKVVAVEIDQRLLPILSETLEGYPAEVIHGDVLKMDLKELLRDKFQQVSAVTVVANLPYYVTTPIIMKLLENKLPLENIVVMIQKEVAERMAAVPGSKDYGSLSIAVQYYCEARVISIVPRTVFVPQPNVDSAVIKLALRKEPPVRVSDEAFFFEVIQASFAQRRKTIYNNLAARYCSKENKKEMEALLREAGIQPSRRGETLSIEEFARLSEILLQYKQGKITK, translated from the coding sequence ATGAATTCACACTCCCATTCCTCCCGGGATGTAGCTACTCCAAGAAAAACAAAAGAAATCATTCAAAAACACGGATTTTCATTTAAAAAGAGTCTGGGGCAAAACTTTTTGATGGATTTGAATATCCTGCGCCAGATCGTATCAGCGGCTGAACTGACTTCGCAAAAGGGTGCTCTGGAAATTGGACCTGGCATCGGAGCATTGACCCAGCAACTTGCCAAACAGGCGGGTAAAGTAGTAGCTGTTGAGATTGACCAAAGGCTATTGCCGATTTTGTCGGAAACCCTGGAAGGGTACCCGGCCGAAGTGATTCACGGGGATGTGCTCAAAATGGATTTAAAAGAGCTTCTCCGGGATAAATTTCAACAAGTTTCTGCGGTTACTGTAGTAGCAAACTTGCCCTACTATGTAACGACCCCCATTATTATGAAACTTCTTGAGAATAAGCTTCCTTTAGAAAATATTGTGGTCATGATTCAAAAGGAAGTAGCTGAGCGGATGGCGGCAGTCCCCGGGTCAAAGGATTACGGCAGCTTAAGTATTGCTGTCCAGTATTACTGTGAAGCGAGAGTTATTTCAATAGTTCCACGTACCGTTTTCGTCCCCCAGCCTAACGTGGATTCAGCCGTTATTAAACTTGCCTTGCGGAAGGAACCACCGGTTAGGGTAAGTGACGAAGCTTTCTTTTTTGAGGTCATACAGGCATCATTCGCGCAAAGACGGAAAACGATCTATAACAACCTGGCTGCCAGATATTGCAGCAAAGAAAATAAGAAAGAGATGGAAGCTCTTTTGCGGGAAGCCGGCATCCAGCCTTCTAGACGGGGAGAAACGCTCAGCATTGAGGAATTTGCCCGGCTCAGTGAAATATTGCTCCAATATAAGCAAGGGAAAATAACAAAATAG
- the ispE gene encoding 4-(cytidine 5'-diphospho)-2-C-methyl-D-erythritol kinase, whose translation MKVLEKAPAKINLALDVLRKREDGYHEVEMVMTMVDLADRIEMQEISRDTIIISSQAGYIPLDEKNLAFQAARLIKERYHVRSGVYIHLDKKIPVAAGLAGGSSDAAATIRGLNRLWGLGLSFSEMQRLGSELGSDVPFCVSGGTALAAGRGEQLTPLVNPLQVWVILAKPPINVSTSDIYGRLQADQIRTHPDTHGLIKALEAKDFNGVCGLMGNVLEDVMLPMYPEVRQLKECMEKLGADGVLMSGSGPTVFGLVAKESKVARIYNGLRGFCKNVYAVRMLP comes from the coding sequence GTGAAAGTACTGGAGAAAGCACCGGCAAAAATCAATTTGGCACTGGATGTGCTAAGAAAAAGGGAAGACGGGTACCATGAAGTCGAAATGGTCATGACTATGGTTGACCTGGCAGACCGCATCGAAATGCAGGAGATTTCCAGAGACACCATTATTATATCCAGCCAGGCAGGCTACATTCCCCTTGATGAGAAAAATTTGGCTTTTCAAGCGGCCAGACTGATAAAAGAACGGTATCATGTTCGGTCCGGCGTATATATTCATTTGGATAAAAAAATCCCGGTAGCCGCAGGCTTGGCGGGAGGAAGCAGTGATGCTGCCGCCACTATTCGCGGACTAAACCGCTTATGGGGACTCGGTCTTTCCTTTTCGGAAATGCAAAGGCTCGGATCGGAGCTCGGATCGGATGTGCCTTTTTGCGTAAGCGGCGGAACAGCCCTTGCGGCCGGCAGAGGGGAACAGCTTACCCCCCTGGTGAATCCTCTGCAGGTCTGGGTCATTTTGGCAAAGCCTCCGATCAATGTTTCTACATCAGACATATATGGGCGTTTACAGGCTGACCAAATCAGAACCCATCCGGATACTCATGGATTGATAAAGGCCTTGGAGGCCAAAGATTTCAATGGTGTTTGCGGCCTGATGGGGAACGTACTGGAAGATGTGATGTTACCTATGTATCCGGAGGTTCGCCAGTTGAAGGAGTGTATGGAAAAGCTGGGTGCGGACGGAGTGCTGATGTCAGGCAGCGGACCTACTGTATTCGGTCTGGTTGCTAAAGAATCCAAAGTTGCCCGGATTTATAATGGTCTTCGCGGATTTTGCAAAAATGTGTATGCGGTTAGAATGCTGCCTTAG
- a CDS encoding ABC transporter permease, producing MHPQTLWKKRFDHYIQSVMGYWRVVGRSNFGGFLVLFIIVFSYYYGKTLQTLPASFPYLWIAIPFLSLMICPGNIRTLIREPDRIYLLPVETELSLYFQKAFRYSFGIQAFRIFAALILLWPLYRHCTGNEARPFLSILAFLLIMKATHLMAYWQETKWIHPVIRSVSVAYRWLTATLILLILFQWGVLYAAICTILAILIWLAVFRSTRRYIIGWEYLIDREKQHKYRLNLFFSWFMEVPELGTRVMRRRWMNGIFKRIPFDSAHTFHYLYAKSFIRSELFSMTLRTLGLAFMIMCVSSAEIMRGLVAIVAFLIITVQVSSIEHMHTYTFWIHMYPLKEGQQKGALVRITEVTLTAVVVLLSVPFFIRLELLAGAAWIILGLACALWAGRIRLKRKFKEIWTT from the coding sequence ATGCATCCTCAAACGTTATGGAAAAAAAGATTCGATCATTATATCCAATCTGTTATGGGATATTGGAGAGTTGTAGGAAGAAGCAACTTCGGAGGGTTTCTGGTTTTATTCATTATTGTTTTCTCTTATTATTATGGAAAAACATTGCAGACGCTTCCCGCCTCTTTCCCTTACTTATGGATCGCAATTCCCTTTTTGTCGCTGATGATCTGCCCGGGCAACATTCGTACTTTAATTCGGGAGCCTGATCGAATCTACCTCCTTCCTGTCGAAACAGAGCTGAGCCTATACTTTCAAAAAGCGTTCCGGTACAGTTTCGGCATCCAGGCTTTTCGTATATTTGCGGCCCTGATCCTGTTATGGCCTTTGTACCGGCATTGTACGGGTAATGAAGCCCGGCCCTTTTTGTCGATTCTTGCTTTTCTCCTTATAATGAAGGCTACCCATTTAATGGCTTATTGGCAGGAGACAAAGTGGATTCATCCGGTAATCCGGTCAGTTTCTGTCGCATACCGGTGGCTAACAGCGACGCTTATCCTCCTGATTCTTTTCCAATGGGGAGTTTTGTACGCCGCTATCTGTACTATTTTAGCCATCCTAATCTGGTTGGCAGTTTTTCGATCAACTCGGCGTTATATCATAGGCTGGGAATATCTGATAGACCGGGAAAAGCAGCATAAGTACAGGTTGAATTTATTTTTCAGCTGGTTTATGGAAGTACCGGAATTGGGAACACGTGTGATGCGGAGAAGATGGATGAACGGTATTTTTAAACGAATCCCTTTTGATTCTGCCCATACTTTCCATTATTTATATGCCAAGAGCTTCATCCGCTCTGAATTGTTCAGCATGACGCTCCGCACTCTGGGTCTGGCTTTCATGATCATGTGTGTCAGTTCGGCAGAAATCATGCGGGGTCTGGTAGCAATCGTCGCTTTTCTTATCATAACGGTACAAGTTTCTTCTATAGAACATATGCATACGTATACGTTTTGGATACATATGTATCCCCTTAAAGAAGGTCAGCAAAAAGGAGCTCTCGTGCGGATAACTGAAGTAACGCTAACAGCAGTGGTCGTGCTGTTAAGTGTGCCCTTCTTTATCCGCCTGGAACTCCTGGCAGGGGCGGCTTGGATTATTTTGGGACTTGCATGTGCCCTATGGGCCGGCCGGATTCGGTTGAAACGCAAGTTTAAGGAAATCTGGACTACTTAA
- a CDS encoding small, acid-soluble spore protein, alpha/beta type produces MGRRRRSTMSDQLKNELAKDLGFYDTVQKEGWGGIKAKDAGNMVKRAIQIAEQAAQKKRP; encoded by the coding sequence ATGGGAAGAAGACGCCGTAGTACCATGTCAGATCAATTGAAGAATGAGCTTGCAAAAGACCTTGGCTTTTATGATACCGTACAAAAAGAGGGCTGGGGAGGCATTAAAGCGAAAGATGCCGGTAATATGGTCAAACGCGCTATTCAAATTGCCGAGCAGGCTGCCCAAAAAAAGCGGCCTTAG
- the rnmV gene encoding ribonuclease M5 — MIKEIIVVEGKDDTTAIKRAVEAETIETGGSAINPATIKRIALAQQRRGVIIFTDPDHAGERIRKIISAKVQGCKHAFITKEDAENKGDIGVENATPEVIRKALQNVRTEYEGAVSQLTMEDLIRAGLINHPEAASRRLEVAKRLGIGYCNGKQFYKRCSIFQISKEEFEAAVEQLQDKEEETL, encoded by the coding sequence ATGATTAAAGAGATCATTGTCGTTGAAGGCAAGGATGATACAACAGCCATTAAACGGGCCGTAGAGGCGGAAACGATTGAAACAGGAGGTTCTGCAATTAATCCGGCTACTATAAAACGTATAGCTCTGGCCCAGCAGCGCAGGGGTGTCATTATTTTTACAGATCCGGATCACGCGGGGGAAAGAATCCGCAAAATAATTTCAGCCAAAGTCCAGGGATGCAAGCACGCGTTTATAACCAAAGAGGATGCAGAAAATAAAGGGGATATCGGGGTGGAGAATGCTACTCCGGAAGTTATCCGCAAAGCTCTGCAAAACGTTCGTACGGAGTATGAAGGGGCAGTCTCCCAGCTTACTATGGAGGACTTGATCCGTGCCGGCCTGATCAATCATCCGGAAGCAGCCTCACGCCGTCTGGAAGTAGCCAAGCGGCTTGGAATCGGTTATTGTAATGGTAAGCAATTTTATAAACGCTGTTCTATTTTTCAAATCTCCAAGGAGGAATTTGAAGCGGCGGTAGAACAATTACAGGATAAAGAAGAGGAGACTTTATGA
- a CDS encoding ABC transporter ATP-binding protein → MTDVLTVEELYGGYLPGKPVLKNITFSVKKGEMVGLIGLNGAGKSTTIKHILGLLEPQQGSIRIHGNTLKENRTSYRSSYAYVPESPELYEELTIQEHLELTAMAYGLNRKELEERAEILLNEFHMKEKTGSFSTQLSKGMKQKVMIMNAFLVRPSLYVIDEPFLGLDPLAMRSLLDLMSKYKENGASFLLSSHILSTIEKYCDRFIVLDQGEIVAQGTLEDLRGKTGMPAASLDELFYYMVKGGVR, encoded by the coding sequence ATGACAGATGTCCTTACCGTTGAAGAACTTTATGGGGGCTATTTGCCAGGAAAACCCGTTTTAAAAAATATCACGTTCTCCGTTAAAAAAGGAGAAATGGTAGGCCTCATCGGATTAAACGGAGCCGGCAAAAGTACCACGATAAAGCACATCCTGGGGCTACTGGAACCCCAACAGGGATCCATACGCATCCACGGAAATACCCTGAAAGAAAACAGAACTTCCTACCGCAGCTCTTACGCTTATGTACCGGAAAGCCCTGAACTTTATGAAGAGCTGACTATCCAAGAGCATCTTGAATTGACTGCCATGGCCTATGGGCTGAATCGAAAAGAGCTGGAAGAAAGAGCTGAGATTCTGCTGAATGAATTCCACATGAAAGAAAAAACCGGCAGTTTCTCCACACAGCTCTCCAAAGGAATGAAGCAGAAGGTTATGATTATGAACGCCTTTCTCGTCAGACCTTCTCTCTATGTGATCGATGAACCCTTTCTGGGTCTTGATCCCTTAGCCATGCGCTCTCTCTTGGATTTAATGTCGAAATATAAGGAAAACGGGGCAAGCTTCCTGCTCAGTTCGCATATTTTATCAACAATTGAAAAATATTGCGACCGGTTCATTGTACTGGACCAAGGCGAAATTGTGGCTCAAGGAACATTGGAGGACTTACGCGGGAAAACGGGAATGCCCGCTGCCTCTTTGGATGAACTCTTCTATTATATGGTTAAAGGCGGAGTACGTTAA